One part of the Arabidopsis thaliana chromosome 4, partial sequence genome encodes these proteins:
- a CDS encoding TATA box-binding protein associated factor RNA polymerase I subunit B-like protein: MKRIFCSYLLHGENDIFAGLEEASADDTYTDNLWNSYMKDEGFERFGIPSKRGRDWEDNDLSLNQLFMKPCSSRSRKNCDEPSLEAVASPDNHDHGENMH; encoded by the exons ATGAAAAGGATCTTTTGTTCATATTTATTGCATGGGGAAAACGACATCTTTGCTGGCTTAGAAGAAGCTTCAGCTGATGACACATACACTGATAATCTGTGGAATAGTTACATGAAAGACGAG GGATTTGAACGGTTTGGGATTCCATCCAAGAGGGGAAGAGACTGGGAAGACAATGATTTATCACTTAACCAACTGTTCATGAAGCCTTGTAGCAGTCgttcaagaaaaaattgtGATGAACCATCTTTGGAAGCTGTTGCATCACCAGATAATCATGATCACGGAGAGAATATGCATTAG
- a CDS encoding CHP-rich zinc finger protein-like protein (CHP-rich zinc finger protein-related; BEST Arabidopsis thaliana protein match is: Cysteine/Histidine-rich C1 domain family protein (TAIR:AT4G01350.1); Has 195 Blast hits to 185 proteins in 3 species: Archae - 0; Bacteria - 0; Metazoa - 0; Fungi - 0; Plants - 195; Viruses - 0; Other Eukaryotes - 0 (source: NCBI BLink).), producing the protein MATTAVNLPIHEHPLYPSARCIIGECDGCHVNGYMNDGHPLTLCCGEKEEPSVTLHAQCVLGDFSRLVLGQIYWFGRKKIEFEALPNNHNTRPLCIQCQSRCKVSVILKKHNEDNRYSTSTDAYFMALSGVFDDDWANKAILESEKRARECEKDLLSYLLHGKHEIFAGLDKASADDTYRSVNNLWNSYPKDEEFERFGIPSKRGRDYHGCIISLASFNSSFICKN; encoded by the exons ATGGCTACAACAGCAGTAAACCTACCAATTCATGAGCACCCTCTTTATCCTTCAGCTCGATGTATTATAGGTGAATGTGATGGCTGCCATGTAAATGGTTACAT GAACGATGGGCACCCTCTCACTTTATGTTGTGGGGAAAAGGAAGAGCCGAGCG TCACCTTGCATGCTCAGTGTGTACTAGGAGATTTCTCACGTCTCGTGCTAGGACAAATCTATTGGTttgggagaaaaaaaatcgagtTTGAGGCGCTTCCTAACAATCACAACACTCGGCCATTATGCATTCAGTGTCAATCTCGATGCAAGGTCTCCGTCATCCTAAAGAAACATAATGAAGACAATCG CTATTCGACTTCTACAGATGCTTATTTTATGGCTCTCTCTGGCGTCTTCGATGATGATTGGGCTAATAAGGCCATTCTTGAATCCGAGAAGAGAGCCAGAG aatGTGAAAAGGATCTTTTGTCATATTTGTTGCACGGGAAACACGAGATCTTTGCTGGGTTAGATAAAGCATCAGCTGATGACACATACAGATCTGTTAATAATCTGTGGAATAGTTACCCGAAAGACGAG GAATTTGAACGGTTTGGGATTCCATCCAAGAGGGGAAGAGACTATCATGGCTGTATTATTTCATTAGCGTCGTTCAATTCCTCTTTTATTTGCAAGAACTGA
- a CDS encoding Cysteine/Histidine-rich C1 domain family protein (Cysteine/Histidine-rich C1 domain family protein; FUNCTIONS IN: zinc ion binding; INVOLVED IN: response to chitin; CONTAINS InterPro DOMAIN/s: Protein kinase C-like, phorbol ester/diacylglycerol binding (InterPro:IPR002219), DC1 (InterPro:IPR004146), Zinc finger, PHD-type (InterPro:IPR001965), C1-like (InterPro:IPR011424); BEST Arabidopsis thaliana protein match is: Cysteine/Histidine-rich C1 domain family protein (TAIR:AT5G59920.1); Has 30201 Blast hits to 17322 proteins in 780 species: Archae - 12; Bacteria - 1396; Metazoa - 17338; Fungi - 3422; Plants - 5037; Viruses - 0; Other Eukaryotes - 2996 (source: NCBI BLink).), producing MATTAVNLPIHEHPLYPSARCIIGECDGCHVNGYMYNGYFCNEPFCFIWFHKECAEAPAEISHSSHHQHPLLLTNDSIDGPCDLCGQKLLPPCYSCSTCEFKVDLTCAMKPSPPAIEHPLCHHHSLVFLKKREEKVSCELCKDSIAGPSYSCLECDVYFHVNCIQLSKEVNHPCHSAHPLKLIPFESLTDDAETTCLLCGKKPAENMLYHCSVCNFTSCLGCTKNPPLLVIEHIKTHKHPLILFPRRIPCICDICGKKCEFAVYVCPQCDFVTARGCIDLARVININRHDHRIYLTHHLGTGYSKCGVCHENVNQYKGAYSCSVCPHYAVHSTCAVRTDVWDGVELEGTTEITEDNSPFKVVGDNLICHFSHEEHPLRFQKDDVFIHDEHKRCAACIHPLGFGSIYCCETCPFILHEKCANLPMKKRLVFGTRPYTLMKETTQLTDCTLCGIFSDGFAYSSRWLDVDVHCGSLNEPLVHDCHIHPLNFDKMEGHFCDGCKKNIDDYMLRCKACDFDLCLYCATLPKKIWHRNDGHPLTLCCEEKEEASDKYWCDICEKELDPSIWFYTCFDCGVTLHAQCVLGDFSRLVLGQNYWFGEKVKFGAVPNNRNTRPLCIQCQSRCKVSVILKERNEYNRYICSRSCLLSYLGEKI from the coding sequence ATGGCTACAACAGCAGTAAACCTACCAATTCATGAGCACCCTCTTTATCCTTCAGCTCGATGTATTATAGGTGAATGTGATGGCTGCCATGTAAATGGTTACATGTACAACGGCTACTTTTGCAATGAACCTTTCTGCTTTATTTGGTTCCATAAAGAGTGTGCTGAGGCCCCAGCGGAGATCAGCCATAGTTCCCACCATCAACATCCTCTCCTGCTCACCAATGACTCGATTGATGGTCCTTGTGATCTGTGTGGACAGAAGCTATTGCCTCCTTGTTACAGTTGTTCCACATGTGAGTTCAAGGTGGATTTGACTTGTGCGATGAAACCATCACCGCCTGCTATCGAACATCCGCTGTGTCATCACCATTCACTTGTCTTCTTGAAGAAACGAGAGGAGAAGGTGTCATGTGAATTGTGCAAGGATTCTATTGCCGGACCATCCTATTCGTGTCTTGAATGCGATGTGTACTTCCACGTGAATTGCATCCAGCTCTCCAAAGAGGTAAATCATCCTTGTCATTCTGCTCATCCTCTCAAGTTAATCCCATTTGAGTCACTTACGGATGATGCCGAGACAACTTGTCTTTTATGTGGAAAGAAGCCAGCTGAAAATATGCTTTATCATTGTTCGGTTTGCAATTTCACATCGTGTCTTGGTTGTACCAAAAACCCACCACTCCTCGTTATTGAGCATATCAAGACCCACAAACACCCACTTATTCTCTTTCCTAGAAGAATCCCGTGTATCTGTGACATTTGTGGGAAGAAATGCGAGTTTGCGGTGTATGTATGTCCTCAGTGTGATTTTGTTACTGCAAGAGGGTGTATCGACTTAGCTCGTGTCATCAATATCAATCGCCATGATCATCGCATTTATTTAACTCATCATCTCGGTACTGGGTATTCGAAATGCGGAGTTTGTCACGAAAATGTAAATCAGTACAAGGGGGCTTATTCTTGCTCTGTTTGCCCTCACTATGCTGTCCATTCTACATGTGCCGTGAGAACTGACGTATGGGACGGGGTAGAATTGGAAGGGACCACTGAGATCACAGAAGACAATTCACCATTCAAGGTGGTGGGTGATAACTTGATATGCCATTTTAGTCATGAAGAGCATCCTTTAAGGTTCCAGAAGGACGACGTCTTCATTCATGATGAGCACAAACGATGTGCAGCATGTATCCATCCTCTTGGATTTGGCTCCATCTACTGCTGTGAAACGTGTCCATTCATTCTCCATGAAAAATGTGCTAATCTTCCTATGAAGAAAAGACTTGTCTTCGGCACCAGACCATACACATTAATGAAAGAAACTACCCAACTTACAGACTGCACGTTGTGTGGAATATTTTCTGATGGTTTCGCGTACAGCTCCCGCTGGTTGGATGTAGATGTGCATTGTGGTTCCCTAAATGAGCCGCTCGTTCATGATTGCCATATACATCccttaaattttgataaaatggaGGGTCACTTTTGCGATGGATGCAAAAAGAATATAGATGATTATATGCTTCGTTGTAAAGCTTGTGactttgatttgtgtttgtattgTGCTACTTTGCCAAAAAAGATATGGCACAGGAATGATGGGCACCCTCTCACTTTATGTTGTGAGGAAAAGGAAGAGGCGAGCGATAAATATTGGTGCGACATTTGTGAGAAGGAATTAGATCCAAGTATATGGTTCTATACATGTTTTGATTGTGGAGTCACCTTGCATGCTCAGTGTGTATTAGGAGATTTCTCACGTCTCGTGCTAGGACAAAACTATTGGTTTGGGGAAAAAGTCAAGTTTGGGGCGGTTCCTAACAATCGCAACACTCGGCCATTATGCATCCAGTGTCAATCTCGATGCAAGGTCTCCGTCATCCTAAAGGAACGTAATGAATACAATCGGTATATATGTTCCCGTTCATGTTTATTGAGTTATTTGGGtgaaaaaatttga
- the BPS3 gene encoding BPS1-like protein (unknown protein; BEST Arabidopsis thaliana protein match is: Protein of unknown function (DUF793) (TAIR:AT1G01550.2); Has 99 Blast hits to 99 proteins in 25 species: Archae - 0; Bacteria - 10; Metazoa - 0; Fungi - 0; Plants - 89; Viruses - 0; Other Eukaryotes - 0 (source: NCBI BLink).): protein MSQQRTRSRNPFKILFTKKNNARLSPKLLSLLNNFETNLTVSIRELVPKDKNDIVSVSWMIQAMQSLCETHKSIRTLVKDLEVPVSDLEENFIYIFSDFSLKRELCNAFTSEIYHLEHGNLLLKFAFSKLETNSGNILQRWNQHMVSKNPSIENWGAVLSRLVESMDHHHHISKKGKKKYSAEGKVLLRVLYGVKVKTLYIFSVFDASFSGSSKNLFYLTIPKEMEELPWVQAFMELQNTINPEIKNTFLSDGFTVIKDLEAVETGVKKLYTAVQEGSVPILLVEPLEKSVIELSERFELVSKETRCLSKMVISARDALLESLWTKCAEELGVTLPTMVKSVNIEEKS, encoded by the coding sequence ATGAGCCAACAACGTACACGCTCTCGGAACCCGTTCAAGATTCTGTTTACGAAGAAGAACAATGCTCGATTATCGCCAAAGCTTCTCTCACTGTTGAACAATTTCGAGACTAACTTGACGGTATCGATTAGAGAACTTGTACCAAAGGATAAGAATGATATCGTTAGTGTTTCTTGGATGATACAAGCCATGCAGTCTCTTTGTGAGACACACAAGAGTATCAGGACGCTCGTGAAGGATTTAGAGGTTCCAGTATCGGATTTGGAGGAGAATTTCATTTATATCTTCTCTGACTTTAGCTTGAAGCGGGAACTCTGCAACGCCTTTACCTCAGAGATATATCATTTGGAACATGGCAATCTATTACTAAAGTTTGCTTTTAGTAAGCTGGAGACAAACAGTGGCAATATTCTTCAGCGTTGGAATCAGCACATGGTTTCCAAGAACCCGAGTATCGAAAACTGGGGCGCGGTTTTGAGTAGGCTGGTTGAATCGatggatcatcatcatcatatctccaagaaggggaagaagaaataCTCTGCGGAAGGAAAAGTTCTCTTACGAGTTTTATACGGTGTAAAGGTCAAGACTTTATACATATTCAGCGTGTTTGATGCATCGTTCTCGGGTTCTTCCAAGAATCTCTTCTATCTAACCATTCCAAAGGAGATGGAGGAGCTTCCATGGGTTCAAGCTTTCATGGAACTGCAGAACACTATTAACCCGGAGatcaaaaacacatttttatcAGACGGATTCACGGTTATAAAAGATCTCGAGGCTGTTGAAACCGGTGTGAAGAAGCTTTACACAGCGGTACAAGAAGGGTCGGTTCCTATTTTGTTAGTGGAACCATTGGAGAAGTCAGTGATAGAACTTTCGGAAAGGTTTGAGCTAGTCTCCAAGGAAACACGTTGCTTGTCGAAGATGGTGATCTCTGCCCGAGACGCATTGTTGGAGAGCCTGTGGACGAAATGCGCAGAAGAGCTAGGAGTGACATTGCCAACGATGGTTAAAAGTGTTAATATAGAGGAAAAGAGCTAA
- the MPK4 gene encoding MAP kinase 4 (MAP kinase 4 (MPK4); FUNCTIONS IN: MAP kinase activity, kinase activity; INVOLVED IN: in 14 processes; LOCATED IN: nucleus, cytoplasm; EXPRESSED IN: 24 plant structures; EXPRESSED DURING: 13 growth stages; CONTAINS InterPro DOMAIN/s: Protein kinase, ATP binding site (InterPro:IPR017441), Serine/threonine-protein kinase domain (InterPro:IPR002290), JNK MAP kinase (InterPro:IPR008351), Serine/threonine-protein kinase-like domain (InterPro:IPR017442), Protein kinase-like domain (InterPro:IPR011009), Serine/threonine-protein kinase, active site (InterPro:IPR008271), MAP kinase, conserved site (InterPro:IPR003527), Protein kinase, catalytic domain (InterPro:IPR000719), Tyrosine-protein kinase, catalytic domain (InterPro:IPR020635); BEST Arabidopsis thaliana protein match is: MAP kinase 11 (TAIR:AT1G01560.2); Has 123445 Blast hits to 122024 proteins in 4656 species: Archae - 100; Bacteria - 13145; Metazoa - 47072; Fungi - 12439; Plants - 29862; Viruses - 477; Other Eukaryotes - 20350 (source: NCBI BLink).), which translates to MSAESCFGSSGDQSSSKGVATHGGSYVQYNVYGNLFEVSRKYVPPLRPIGRGAYGIVCAATNSETGEEVAIKKIGNAFDNIIDAKRTLREIKLLKHMDHENVIAVKDIIKPPQRENFNDVYIVYELMDTDLHQIIRSNQPLTDDHCRFFLYQLLRGLKYVHSANVLHRDLKPSNLLLNANCDLKLGDFGLARTKSETDFMTEYVVTRWYRAPELLLNCSEYTAAIDIWSVGCILGETMTREPLFPGKDYVHQLRLITELIGSPDDSSLGFLRSDNARRYVRQLPQYPRQNFAARFPNMSAGAVDLLEKMLVFDPSRRITVDEALCHPYLAPLHDINEEPVCVRPFNFDFEQPTLTEENIKELIYRETVKFNPQDSV; encoded by the exons ATGTCGGCGGAGAGTTGTTTCGGAAGCTCGGGTGATCAAAGCAGCAGCAAAGGAGTGGCTACTCATGGTGGTAGCTATGTTCAGTATAATGTCTATGGCAATCTCTTCGAAGTTTCTAGAAAGTATGTTCCTCCTCTTCGTCCTATCGGTAGAGGCGCTTATGGAATTGTCTG TGCTGCTACAAACTCAGAGACTGGAGAGGAGGTAGCTATCAAGAAGATTGGTAATGCTTTTGACAATATTATCGATGCTAAAAGGACTTTGAGAGAGATTAAGCTTCTCAAGCATATGGATCATGAAAAT GTGATTGCTGTAAAGGATATAATAAAACCACCGCAGAGAGAGAACTTCAATGATGTTTACATTGTTTATGAGCTTATGGACACTGATCTCCACCAAATTATTCGCTCTAACCAACCCTTAACTGATGATCATTGTCGG TTTTTTCTGTATCAGTTGTTGCGTGGGCTCAAATATGTTCATTCAGCTAATGTATTGCATCGAGATTTGAAACCTAGCAATTTGCTCCTGAATGCAAATTGTGATCTAAAGCTTGGGGATTTCGGGCTTGCGAGGACCAAATCCGAGACTGACTTTATGACTGAATATGTTGTTACACGTTGGTATCGAGCTCCAGAGCTGCTACTTAATTGCTCTGAATACACAGCAGCAATTGATATTTGGTCTGTCGGTTGTATACTCGGTGAAACAATGACACGAGAGCCCTTGTTTCCCGGTAAAGATTATGTTCATCAGCTTAGACTCATCACTGAG CTTATAGGATCTCCTGATGACTCAAGCTTGGGATTCTTAAGAAGTGACAATGCAAGAAGATACGTTAGACAGCTTCCACAGTACCCTAGACAGAACTTTGCTGCTAGATTCCCAAACATGTCGGCTGGTGCAGTCGATTTGCTGGAGAAAATGCTTGTTTTTGATCCAAGCAGACGCATCACAG tTGATGAGGCGTTGTGCCACCCATATTTGGCGCCGCTGCATGATATCAACGAAGAACCGGTATGTGTGAGGCcgttcaattttgatttcgaGCAACCTACTTTGACAGAAGAGAACATTAAGGAGCTTATATACCGTGAAACAGTCAAGTTCAATCCTCAAGACTCAgtgtga
- a CDS encoding plastocyanin-like domain-containing protein (plastocyanin-like domain-containing protein; FUNCTIONS IN: electron carrier activity, copper ion binding; INVOLVED IN: biological_process unknown; LOCATED IN: cellular_component unknown; CONTAINS InterPro DOMAIN/s: Plastocyanin-like (InterPro:IPR003245), Cupredoxin (InterPro:IPR008972); BEST Arabidopsis thaliana protein match is: copper ion binding;electron carriers (TAIR:AT1G45063.2); Has 1293 Blast hits to 1200 proteins in 57 species: Archae - 0; Bacteria - 0; Metazoa - 0; Fungi - 0; Plants - 1293; Viruses - 0; Other Eukaryotes - 0 (source: NCBI BLink).) yields the protein MGITRQSTRFHKPSLSTIETWFSIKLVFHVGDSLIFEHNHNLNDVTQVSGALEYEFCDSSSPKAVYNPGHDISWCGSKGWSVPQESYFYYRWSEKTQFPIGDSLLFEYDNEVNDVLEISGDLEFISCYPISPVAVHMTGHDLVTLTEPGVHYFISSKTPGHCYAGLKLRVVVGPLTKAVPVPNVPTKKIELSLMDRFNRWLRTFGPQPHH from the exons ATGGGCATAACAAGACAATCTACAAGATTTCATAAGCCCAGTTTATCAACTATAGAGACTTGGTTCTCAATC AAACTTGTGTTCCACGTTGGGGATTCTTTGATCTTCGAACACAATCACAACCTCAACGACGTCACTCAAGTCTCCGGCGCTTTGGAATACGAGTTCTgcgactcttcttctcctaaaGCCGTCTACAACCCTGGACACGATATC AGTTGGTGTGGCTCCAAGGGATGGAGTGTTCCGCAAGAAAGTTACTTTTATTACAGATGGAGTGAGAAGACGCAGTTTCCGATCGGAGACAGTCTTCTTTTCGAATACGACAACGAAGTCAACGACGTCTTAGAGATCAGCGGGGACCTTGAATTCATATCCTGCTACCCGATTTCTCCCGTAGCCGTGCACATGACAGGCCACGATCTCGTCACGCTCACAGAACCAGGAGTCCATTATTTCATTAGCTCTAAGACTCCAGGTCACTGTTACGCTGGGCTTAAGCTACGAGTCGTGGTCGGACCACTCACCAAAGCCGTACCTGTCCCCAATGTTCCGACGAAGAAGATAGAGTTGTCACTTATGGACCGCTTCAACAGATGGTTACGCACCTTCGGACCTCAACCCCATCATTAA